In Candidatus Saganbacteria bacterium, a single window of DNA contains:
- a CDS encoding penicillin-binding protein 1A: protein MPKKKKKQGGSWMIVILLIVIAATAGFAIQGSVQLPDLSDLSDAVPFESTIIYSADGTVLGTIHAGEKRISVPISQISPYLIKAVLASEDNDFFNHRGISLKAIARATLVNLFSGRIEQGGSTITQQLARSLFLNTKKTFGRKLSEMYIALELERKYTKEEILEMYLNQVYWGHNTYGSDTASQIYFGKHADSLTLGEAALLASILGAPEIYSPYRNFDLAIKKRDNVLEKMARDGMITDEQAETAKKEKVTLSMGQMNKYKFNAPYFTTFVINQLVEKYGPEMVYKGGLRIYTTLNMPMQHVAESTVSSFIMKEGPKYHFSQAALLTIDPVTGHILTMVGGSDFNKSEFNRVTQAKRSPGSSFKPFVYTAAMEQGISPGDILYDTPATFDVFPDKEHPDGKWKPKDFDKKFRGPVMLRYALENSLNLPAIKLLQKVGIDNAIAVAHKMGIKSDISPSLSLVLGTSDMSLLEMTSAYSSFATGGVRADPLCISKITDKNGRIIEENEDKKTQVLEPKIAYIMVDMMKGVIAIGTGYRAKIGRPAAAKTGTSDNFRDAWFIGFVPQLITGVWVGNDDNTPMKGVAEVSVCPRIWKQFMETVLSATPPEDFPKPENVVNVRICLYSGRLAGPDCPPGKVKWATFWAGKQPTSVCASSHGKKTTPANGEEIIKEGSGPSDTGTKEFYEETF, encoded by the coding sequence ATGCCGAAAAAGAAAAAGAAGCAGGGCGGCAGCTGGATGATAGTAATATTACTTATTGTCATCGCGGCTACAGCCGGTTTTGCCATCCAGGGGTCTGTTCAACTGCCGGACCTTTCTGACCTGAGCGACGCCGTCCCGTTCGAATCTACGATCATATATTCGGCCGACGGGACCGTGCTAGGGACCATACACGCGGGGGAAAAAAGAATATCCGTTCCCATCTCGCAGATATCCCCTTACCTGATAAAAGCGGTGCTGGCTTCGGAAGACAATGATTTTTTCAACCACCGCGGGATCTCGCTGAAAGCGATCGCAAGAGCGACACTGGTAAATCTTTTCAGCGGCCGTATCGAGCAGGGAGGAAGCACAATCACTCAGCAGCTGGCCAGGTCTCTCTTTTTGAACACAAAAAAAACTTTCGGCAGGAAATTATCGGAAATGTATATAGCATTGGAGCTTGAGCGCAAATACACGAAAGAAGAGATCCTTGAGATGTATTTGAACCAGGTCTACTGGGGGCACAACACTTACGGGTCCGACACCGCTTCCCAGATCTATTTCGGCAAGCATGCGGACAGCCTTACCCTCGGAGAGGCAGCGCTTCTTGCCAGTATTTTAGGGGCTCCTGAAATATATTCGCCATACAGGAATTTTGATCTCGCAATTAAAAAGAGAGACAATGTCCTTGAAAAAATGGCCCGCGACGGGATGATAACGGACGAACAGGCGGAAACGGCAAAAAAAGAAAAAGTCACCCTTTCGATGGGACAGATGAACAAATATAAGTTCAACGCGCCTTATTTCACCACTTTTGTGATCAACCAGCTTGTTGAAAAATACGGGCCGGAGATGGTCTACAAGGGCGGGTTAAGGATCTACACGACGCTTAATATGCCGATGCAGCACGTGGCCGAAAGCACGGTCTCAAGTTTCATCATGAAAGAAGGTCCTAAATACCATTTCTCGCAAGCCGCGCTTTTGACCATCGACCCCGTTACGGGCCATATACTGACGATGGTCGGAGGGAGCGATTTTAACAAAAGCGAGTTCAACAGGGTGACCCAGGCAAAAAGATCACCCGGGTCATCGTTCAAACCGTTTGTCTACACCGCGGCCATGGAACAGGGTATCTCTCCCGGAGATATACTGTATGACACGCCTGCGACTTTCGACGTGTTCCCGGACAAGGAACATCCGGACGGCAAATGGAAGCCGAAAGATTTTGACAAAAAGTTCAGGGGACCTGTCATGCTGCGTTACGCGCTTGAGAACTCCCTTAATCTCCCGGCTATAAAACTGCTGCAGAAAGTCGGGATCGACAACGCGATAGCTGTCGCTCACAAAATGGGGATAAAGTCCGATATAAGCCCCAGCCTCTCTCTCGTGCTCGGCACATCCGATATGTCTCTTTTGGAGATGACCTCCGCTTACAGCTCTTTTGCGACCGGAGGTGTGAGGGCGGATCCTCTCTGCATATCAAAGATAACAGACAAGAACGGCCGGATCATCGAAGAGAACGAAGATAAAAAGACGCAGGTGCTGGAGCCCAAGATCGCTTATATCATGGTCGACATGATGAAAGGGGTCATCGCGATCGGCACGGGATATCGCGCCAAGATAGGCAGGCCCGCAGCGGCAAAGACCGGAACATCCGATAATTTCCGCGACGCCTGGTTCATAGGATTCGTGCCGCAGCTGATAACCGGAGTATGGGTCGGCAACGACGACAATACTCCCATGAAGGGCGTCGCGGAGGTCTCGGTGTGCCCCAGGATATGGAAACAGTTCATGGAGACCGTACTTTCAGCGACGCCTCCCGAAGATTTTCCAAAACCGGAAAATGTCGTAAATGTCAGGATCTGCCTTTATTCCGGCCGTCTTGCCGGTCCGGACTGTCCTCCCGGGAAAGTCAAATGGGCCACTTTCTGGGCAGGTAAGCAGCCGACGAGCGTCTGCGCAAGCTCCCACGGCAAAAAGACTACCCCGGCAAACGGGGAAGAGATCATTAAAGAAGGATCGGGACCTTCGGATACCGGAACAAAAGAATTTTATGAGGAGACATTTTAG
- the aroQ gene encoding type II 3-dehydroquinate dehydratase, protein MKNILVIHGANLNLLGQREPSVYGSFTMEDINKELKKLGKELGAKVDFFQNNIEGEIVNAIQAAKDRYGAIVINPGGYTHTSVVIRDAIAAVKLPTVEIHMSNIYAREKFRQRSVIAPVASGQIAGFGKDSYLLGLRAAVSLIK, encoded by the coding sequence ATGAAAAACATCCTGGTCATCCACGGCGCGAATCTCAACCTTCTCGGCCAAAGGGAACCTTCCGTGTACGGGAGTTTCACGATGGAAGATATCAATAAAGAGCTGAAGAAACTCGGAAAAGAGCTCGGGGCGAAAGTGGATTTTTTTCAGAATAACATAGAAGGCGAGATAGTGAACGCCATCCAGGCAGCGAAAGACAGGTATGGCGCTATTGTTATCAATCCCGGAGGTTACACGCATACCAGCGTCGTCATAAGGGACGCGATAGCGGCAGTGAAGCTCCCGACCGTGGAAATCCACATGTCGAACATCTACGCCCGCGAGAAATTCAGGCAAAGATCCGTAATCGCTCCCGTGGCATCGGGTCAGATCGCGGGTTTCGGAAAAGACAGCTACCTCTTGGGTCTCCGCGCCGCTGTATCTTTGATAAAGTAA
- a CDS encoding M24 family metallopeptidase, whose product MGSLRIRCLRKAASIASSVMDEITLLIQPGMTEKQVALMIRRMLRKKGAEGHSFDIIVASGRRSSFPHGYATKKKIRKNEIVMLDFGAVYKGWKSDITRTVHLGKFTGFQKKVYNLVLKAHLKAARAVADGVPVKVIDKKVRSEFKKHGLEKYFCHSTGHGIGRHVHEPPRISFKSDEVLRQGMVVTIEPGLYFKKWGGIRIEDMILVTKDGHEMLTHALR is encoded by the coding sequence ATGGGATCTCTCCGGATACGCTGCTTAAGAAAAGCGGCAAGCATCGCTTCCTCCGTTATGGATGAGATCACCCTTTTAATACAACCCGGAATGACCGAAAAACAAGTAGCCCTCATGATCAGGAGGATGCTGAGAAAAAAAGGCGCTGAAGGCCATTCTTTTGACATAATAGTAGCTTCAGGCAGAAGATCGTCGTTCCCTCACGGTTATGCCACAAAGAAAAAGATCAGGAAGAACGAGATCGTGATGCTGGATTTCGGCGCTGTGTATAAGGGATGGAAGTCGGATATTACGCGGACGGTCCATCTCGGAAAGTTTACAGGTTTTCAGAAAAAGGTCTATAATCTTGTATTAAAGGCCCATTTAAAGGCGGCAAGGGCGGTGGCCGACGGTGTCCCGGTAAAAGTGATCGATAAAAAGGTCAGAAGCGAGTTCAAGAAACACGGCCTTGAAAAATACTTCTGTCACAGCACCGGGCACGGGATCGGCAGGCATGTCCACGAACCGCCGAGGATATCCTTTAAAAGCGACGAGGTTTTGAGGCAAGGTATGGTAGTGACGATAGAACCGGGACTTTATTTTAAAAAATGGGGCGGCATAAGGATAGAGGATATGATACTTGTGACAAAGGACGGCCATGAGATGCTGACGCACGCGCTCCGATGA
- the ispD gene encoding 2-C-methyl-D-erythritol 4-phosphate cytidylyltransferase: protein MKTTAIIAAGGLGTRMRSPDGKLFIEICGKPVLGLTIKAFENSEIIDDIILVVALDEIEKARKLKEREGYKKIRHIIQGGASRQASVYNGLQVVSDDTDIVVIHDGARPFVTKEIILEAVSETRAHRAVIVGVPVKDTIKTVKDDRLVSNTLDREILWQVQTPQVFDFKLIKEAYERANRLDIQATDDARLVERLGEKVKMISGSYDNIKITTPEDLMIAEAILRSKQS from the coding sequence ATGAAGACTACGGCAATAATCGCGGCGGGCGGGCTTGGCACCAGGATGCGCAGTCCCGACGGAAAGCTTTTTATCGAGATCTGCGGCAAACCTGTGCTCGGCCTCACGATAAAAGCTTTTGAGAATTCGGAGATCATCGACGATATCATCCTTGTCGTCGCGCTCGACGAGATAGAAAAAGCGAGAAAATTAAAAGAGAGGGAAGGCTACAAAAAAATAAGGCATATAATACAGGGCGGAGCGTCGAGACAGGCATCGGTCTATAACGGGCTGCAGGTCGTCTCGGATGACACGGATATCGTCGTGATCCATGACGGCGCGAGACCTTTTGTGACAAAAGAGATAATCCTTGAGGCGGTCAGCGAGACAAGGGCGCACAGAGCGGTGATAGTGGGGGTCCCGGTCAAGGACACAATAAAAACGGTGAAGGACGACAGGCTTGTCTCGAACACCCTTGACAGGGAGATCCTGTGGCAGGTCCAGACGCCGCAGGTGTTCGATTTTAAACTTATAAAAGAAGCCTACGAGAGAGCAAACAGGCTGGACATCCAGGCAACGGACGACGCGAGGCTGGTAGAGCGGCTCGGTGAAAAAGTGAAGATGATCAGCGGGTCCTACGATAATATCAAGATAACAACGCCGGAAGACCTGATGATCGCGGAGGCGATACTGAGATCAAAACAGTCATAA
- a CDS encoding sulfite exporter TauE/SafE family protein → MAGLISGLVGVGGGIVMVPAMVILLKMNQHETQGTSLFAIIPTAAVGAATYAVSGYLNVGVALWVAIGSFAGAYFGSSFANKISEKNLKIIYVLFLMVVGIKFLIK, encoded by the coding sequence ATGGCAGGCCTGATAAGCGGGCTTGTGGGGGTGGGAGGCGGGATCGTGATGGTCCCTGCGATGGTCATATTATTAAAAATGAACCAGCATGAAACGCAGGGGACATCGCTGTTCGCGATCATACCCACGGCTGCGGTCGGAGCAGCGACTTACGCGGTATCGGGATATCTGAACGTCGGCGTGGCGCTCTGGGTCGCGATAGGCAGTTTTGCCGGAGCGTATTTCGGAAGCTCGTTCGCTAACAAGATATCGGAAAAGAACTTAAAGATCATCTATGTCTTATTTTTGATGGTGGTCGGGATAAAATTCTTAATAAAATGA
- a CDS encoding sulfite exporter TauE/SafE family protein, whose translation MTITILTMIVLTGFGAGLLSGMLGVGGGTIIVPALVIILGFSQHLAQGVSLAVIIPTAIMGAYGYSIRDKINRDVGVRMACGSVAGVLLGSYLACRIASDDLKKIFGVFAIIVALKILKDVFSK comes from the coding sequence ATGACAATAACAATACTGACAATGATCGTTTTGACGGGGTTCGGTGCAGGGCTGTTGAGCGGGATGCTGGGCGTGGGTGGCGGCACGATAATAGTGCCTGCTCTTGTGATAATACTCGGCTTTTCGCAGCATCTTGCCCAGGGGGTATCTCTCGCGGTCATAATCCCCACAGCGATAATGGGAGCTTACGGTTATTCTATAAGGGATAAGATCAACAGGGATGTCGGAGTAAGGATGGCTTGCGGTTCGGTAGCAGGGGTTCTTCTCGGCTCATATCTTGCCTGCAGGATCGCTTCGGACGACCTTAAAAAAATATTCGGGGTCTTTGCGATCATTGTCGCGTTAAAGATATTAAAAGATGTATTTTCCAAATAA
- the trpE gene encoding anthranilate synthase component I, translated as MYFPNKNEFLELSKKGNLIPVYREIIADTETPVSALSKIAGKYSFLLESVEGGENLARYSFLGCDPEILFRSKGGDIEIISVSGKRKTTEKKKGDPLKALKEVLGKYKPVDIEGLPRFHGGAVGYIGYDTVRFFENIPDKNRDELKVPDCQFLLTDTFLAFDHVKHKIIVISNAFIENDPQGAYDKAVAKIEAIAKKLKKASSLRPLDISGKKKQLKIESNTSKNEFEKSVEAAKEYIKAGDVIQVVLSQRLSTGAAITPLDVYRSLRTINPSPYMYYFSFDGMHLIGSSPEVMVRLENGTATVRPIAGTMPRGKDENEDKALEKELLSDEKEKAEHIMLVDLARNDLGRVCETGTIKISDFMSIERYSHVMHIVTNVSGKLSSGKDAFDLFAASFPAGTVSGAPKVRAMEIIDELENVKRGPYAGAVGYFDFRGNLDTCITIRTILMIGKKAYIQAGAGIVADSVPEKEYFESLNKARALLKAIEDVSK; from the coding sequence ATGTATTTTCCAAATAAAAATGAGTTCCTGGAACTTTCTAAAAAAGGCAACCTGATCCCTGTCTACAGGGAAATAATCGCAGACACGGAGACCCCGGTTTCCGCGCTTTCAAAGATCGCCGGAAAGTATTCTTTTCTGCTGGAAAGCGTTGAAGGCGGAGAGAACCTGGCGAGATATTCTTTTCTCGGCTGCGATCCCGAAATATTGTTCAGGAGCAAAGGCGGCGATATCGAGATCATATCCGTATCGGGAAAAAGAAAGACGACAGAGAAAAAGAAAGGCGACCCCTTAAAGGCGCTTAAAGAGGTCCTGGGGAAATATAAACCCGTAGATATAGAGGGCCTGCCGCGGTTTCACGGGGGAGCGGTCGGATATATAGGATATGATACCGTAAGATTTTTTGAGAACATCCCCGATAAGAACAGGGATGAGCTCAAGGTCCCGGACTGCCAGTTCCTTCTAACGGACACGTTCCTCGCGTTCGACCACGTGAAGCACAAGATAATCGTGATCTCAAACGCTTTCATAGAAAATGACCCGCAGGGAGCATACGATAAAGCTGTCGCAAAGATCGAAGCGATAGCAAAAAAGCTCAAGAAGGCCTCATCTCTAAGACCGCTGGATATCTCCGGCAAAAAAAAGCAATTAAAAATCGAATCTAACACATCTAAAAATGAGTTCGAAAAATCGGTTGAAGCGGCAAAAGAATATATAAAAGCCGGCGATGTCATCCAGGTCGTCCTTTCACAAAGGCTCAGCACCGGCGCCGCGATAACTCCGCTTGACGTGTACCGGAGCCTGAGGACGATCAACCCTTCGCCGTATATGTATTATTTTTCTTTTGACGGCATGCATCTTATCGGCTCATCCCCCGAGGTCATGGTAAGGCTGGAGAACGGGACCGCGACGGTCCGCCCGATAGCGGGCACGATGCCCAGAGGGAAAGACGAGAACGAGGACAAAGCTCTTGAGAAGGAACTTCTTTCTGATGAAAAAGAAAAAGCCGAACACATAATGCTCGTGGACCTGGCCAGGAACGACCTCGGCCGGGTCTGCGAGACGGGCACGATAAAGATCTCAGATTTCATGTCGATCGAGCGTTATTCTCACGTGATGCATATAGTCACGAACGTCTCCGGGAAATTATCCTCCGGCAAGGACGCTTTTGATCTTTTTGCGGCTTCTTTCCCGGCAGGCACTGTTTCGGGCGCCCCGAAAGTCAGGGCCATGGAGATCATCGACGAGCTTGAGAACGTGAAAAGGGGGCCTTACGCGGGCGCGGTGGGTTATTTTGATTTCAGGGGCAACCTTGATACCTGCATAACGATAAGGACTATATTGATGATAGGCAAAAAAGCCTATATCCAGGCGGGCGCCGGCATTGTGGCGGATTCTGTCCCGGAGAAAGAATACTTTGAAAGCCTGAACAAGGCAAGAGCGCTGCTCAAGGCGATAGAGGACGTCTCTAAATGA
- the rodA gene encoding rod shape-determining protein RodA yields MINFRLLRNSDMTLWICAAFLVLTGFLAIYSSTFAMMSRKAAIFTEANIDSLMFLKRHLATFFVALLFMSFFMYIDYAHLKTASSWLYAFMIVLLLTVLFVGFESYGAQRWIGAGPFSFQPSEISKLIIIIALAKYLESKKGLERLRDLFLPAVIVGVPFLMIFKQPDLGTALVLAAITVTMVVWTQDNPMILLLIFTPVISVFASLAWIWWLVYLVILAAALYLIRPKVIDFISIIAVNILTGLAVPVVWHLLKDYQKQRLFIFLNPSSDPFGAGYHTIQSQIAIGSGGFFGAGYLHGTQTQLQFIPQQWTDFIFSMIGEEFGLIGSLLVIIVFAVLIWRAITIAIEAGDMFGSLLAAGIAAMFAFHAAVNIGMTLGIAPVVGIPLPFISYGGTSLIVSLSAIGILQSISMRRVKLFF; encoded by the coding sequence ATGATAAATTTCCGCCTGCTCAGGAATTCCGACATGACACTGTGGATCTGCGCGGCATTCCTTGTCCTGACCGGTTTTTTGGCCATATATTCATCGACGTTCGCGATGATGTCAAGAAAAGCGGCGATCTTTACCGAAGCCAATATAGATTCCCTGATGTTCTTAAAAAGGCACCTTGCTACTTTTTTCGTGGCGCTGTTGTTCATGTCGTTTTTCATGTACATCGATTATGCCCATCTGAAAACGGCTTCGTCATGGCTTTACGCTTTCATGATAGTCCTTCTTTTGACCGTGCTGTTCGTCGGTTTTGAAAGCTACGGGGCGCAGCGATGGATAGGGGCCGGGCCGTTTTCATTCCAGCCTTCGGAGATATCCAAGCTGATAATCATCATAGCTCTCGCAAAATATCTGGAGTCTAAAAAAGGCCTTGAACGCCTGAGAGACCTTTTTTTGCCGGCGGTGATAGTCGGCGTGCCGTTTTTGATGATATTCAAACAGCCGGACCTGGGCACCGCGCTCGTGCTTGCCGCGATCACGGTCACGATGGTCGTCTGGACGCAGGACAACCCGATGATATTATTACTGATATTCACTCCGGTCATCAGCGTCTTTGCCAGTCTCGCATGGATATGGTGGCTGGTCTATCTTGTTATCCTTGCGGCCGCGCTCTATCTCATCAGGCCTAAAGTAATAGATTTTATTTCCATAATAGCGGTGAATATTTTGACCGGACTTGCCGTGCCTGTGGTCTGGCATCTTTTAAAGGATTACCAGAAACAGAGGCTCTTTATCTTTTTGAACCCGTCTTCCGACCCGTTCGGCGCGGGATACCACACTATCCAGTCGCAGATCGCCATAGGTTCCGGAGGATTTTTCGGGGCCGGATATCTTCACGGCACACAGACACAGCTGCAGTTCATCCCGCAGCAGTGGACCGATTTCATCTTTTCGATGATCGGAGAGGAGTTCGGCCTGATCGGATCATTGCTGGTGATAATCGTGTTCGCGGTGCTCATCTGGAGGGCGATAACCATTGCTATAGAAGCCGGGGATATGTTCGGAAGCCTTTTGGCCGCGGGGATCGCCGCGATGTTCGCTTTTCACGCGGCTGTCAATATCGGCATGACGCTCGGCATCGCGCCAGTCGTTGGAATACCTCTTCCTTTTATCAGCTATGGCGGAACATCATTAATAGTGTCTTTGAGCGCGATAGGGATACTCCAGAGCATTTCGATGAGAAGGGTGAAGCTGTTCTTTTAG
- the glyQ gene encoding glycine--tRNA ligase subunit alpha: protein MKKTKQLNFQEIIFRLEQYWAGQGCVIQQPYDMEKGAGTMSPPTFFRVLGPEPWNVAYVDPVRRPGDGRYGENPNRLGAYYQYQVILKPSPLDVQDIYIKSLSVLGIDPKKHDLKFVEDNWESPTLGAWGVGWEVWLDGLEITQFTYFQQCGGFELKPISAEITYGLERLAMYIQKKTNVYDIEWNERVTYGDVHLQAEKEYSKFSFEEADIDLLMQWFEGYEKESSRLLRSNLVLPAYDYVLKCSHAFNLLEARGAISVTERANYIGKIRKLARICAKLYLEQREQLSYPLIKNKENK, encoded by the coding sequence ATGAAAAAAACGAAGCAATTAAATTTTCAGGAGATCATCTTCAGGCTTGAGCAGTACTGGGCAGGGCAGGGATGCGTGATCCAGCAGCCGTACGATATGGAAAAGGGCGCGGGCACAATGTCTCCCCCGACTTTTTTCAGAGTGCTGGGACCGGAGCCTTGGAACGTGGCGTACGTCGATCCCGTGCGGCGTCCCGGGGACGGAAGGTACGGTGAAAATCCGAACAGGCTCGGAGCTTATTATCAATACCAGGTCATCCTGAAACCGTCACCCCTGGACGTACAGGACATCTATATAAAATCTTTGAGCGTCCTCGGCATCGACCCGAAAAAACACGACCTGAAATTCGTTGAAGACAACTGGGAGTCCCCCACGCTCGGAGCCTGGGGCGTCGGCTGGGAAGTCTGGCTTGACGGGCTTGAGATAACCCAGTTCACATATTTCCAGCAGTGCGGGGGGTTCGAGCTGAAGCCGATAAGCGCGGAGATAACTTACGGCCTTGAGAGGCTCGCGATGTACATCCAGAAAAAGACGAACGTCTACGATATAGAATGGAATGAGCGGGTCACTTACGGCGATGTGCACCTCCAGGCCGAGAAGGAATATTCAAAGTTCAGTTTTGAGGAGGCTGATATCGATCTCCTGATGCAGTGGTTTGAAGGATACGAGAAAGAATCCTCGAGGCTTTTGAGATCGAACCTGGTCCTGCCCGCGTACGATTATGTGCTGAAGTGCTCTCACGCGTTCAATCTTCTGGAAGCGCGCGGAGCGATAAGCGTTACGGAAAGAGCTAATTATATAGGCAAGATCAGGAAGCTCGCGCGTATCTGCGCCAAATTATACCTGGAACAGAGAGAACAGTTAAGTTATCCGCTGATAAAAAATAAGGAGAATAAATAG